One window of Bactrocera tryoni isolate S06 chromosome 2, CSIRO_BtryS06_freeze2, whole genome shotgun sequence genomic DNA carries:
- the LOC120767695 gene encoding piggyBac transposable element-derived protein 3-like, producing the protein MSRNNKLTVADIVDILENEEDIINASVYICPPENHMLSDGDSDEDDAEAGNFNHLSGNQLRAEGHLQIVRQGGGGLRHEFVGRKNQSDSDDSDDNVSLSELKIGNQAQVRKSKKKPLPYREWENKDLPTYERQTWTEPDFLNDSRSPVEWFELFYDDELVELIVLNSKKYAVYEGNDQFDVTREEMRLVIAIFLLSGYCSYARQRMFWDTGADTYHPGVANSMTRFRFEQILKYMHVSDNTLLDQGDKFTKVRPLWNKLNASWMRYFPRFTNVSIDESMVPYYGHHSTKQHIHGKPIRFGYKIWCMATRLGYLIQAEPYQGASTGNTNPELGVALKESGHQGTGTIRSNRVEKAPLESLQHKIQTEGIIRLLIRNQVLRWFAIIRLFKEGRERVTGEPCPGRPPDDQ; encoded by the exons ATGTCGCGAAATAATAA GTTAACTGTTGCTGACATAGTCGATATATTGGAGAATGAAGAAGATATTATAAATGCTTCTGTTTACATTTGCCCTCCTGAAAATCACATGCTAAGTGATGGTGACAGTGACGAAGACGACGCCGAAGCAGGAAACTTTAATCATCTCTCTGGAAATCAGCTACGAGCTGAAGGGCACTTGCAAATAGTTAGACAAGGTGGTGGTGGATTGAGGCATGAATTTGTTGGGCGGAAAAATCAGTCTGATTCGGACGACAGTGATGACAATGTTTCTTTATCTGAACTAAAAATTGGGAATCAAGCTCAAGTgagaaaatcaaagaaaaaaccTCTGCCATATAGAGAGTGGGAGAACAAGGATCTTCCAACGTATGAGAGGCAAACTTGGACTGAACCTGACTTTCTCAACGACTCTCGGAGCCCTGTAGAGTGGTTTGAACTATTTTATGATGACGAGTTAGTAGAATTGATAGTACTTAACTCGAAAAAGTATGCCGTTTACGAGGGGAACGACCAGTTTGACGTAACGCGAGAAGAAATGCGTCTTGTAATTGCTATATTTTTGTTGAGTGGCTATTGTTCCTATGCAAGACAGCGAATGTTTTGGGACACAGGTGCTGATACATATCACCCTGGCGTTGCCAACTCTATGACAAGATTTCGGTTcgagcaaattttgaaatat aTGCACGTAAGCGACAATACATTATTAGATCAGGGAGATAAGTTTACAAAGGTTCGCCCATTGTGGAATAAACTTAACGCAAGTTGGATGAGATATTTTCCGCGCTTTACGAATGTAAGTATAGATGAATCCATGGTACCGTATTACGGCCACCATAGCACAAAACAACATATCCATGGAAAACCAATCCGATTTGGTTataagatttggtgcatggcaACTCGCCTAGGATATTTGATTCAAGCTGAACCTTATCAAGGAGCCTCCACCGGTAATACTAATCCCGAGCTAGGAGTTG CACTGAAGGAATCTGGACATCAGGGAACTGGCACTATTCGATCAAATCGCGTCGAAAAAGCACCTTTGGAGTCACTTCAGCATAAAATCCAAACCGAGGGTATCATCAGATTACTGATAAGAAATCAGGTATTACGCTGGTTCGCTATAATCAG